One Pomacea canaliculata isolate SZHN2017 linkage group LG9, ASM307304v1, whole genome shotgun sequence DNA segment encodes these proteins:
- the LOC112572902 gene encoding uncharacterized protein LOC112572902: protein MTRAGDFCVQLCERTRGLPKLILCLCLVILQGAMFNVFMYLQLGPLWLCWFLYDAINLAMCIAAFVLSSRFKEEQRKGKSSRRTIGWLAWLILEVGVVIRSLIGFNTFCDSLDEGSFFGPSTFKTTIALSSAIFILLLTSHFEAPSESPQRQYIVELTGTVFFDLIDIVEAVDVLFDKQATATLFPGLRVTILIVACINLLLPTIPFVTLSITGFGQRRLSSALVSAHKVLVTVAINLPNLIIRMILWHGLSVGISVFVLKNIVLIVLNTYSFYEHKYDKYLQHRREEEKQRKLRELQQAAIARQHQQTATASPRRDNLRRHSHPAWGLSDSPV, encoded by the exons ATGACACGTGCGGGGGATTTCTGCGTTCAACTCTGCGAACGCACGCGAGGATTACCGAAACTTATTCTATGTCTGTGTCTGGTCATCCTGCAGGGCGCCATGTTTAACGTCTTCATGTACCTGCAGCTGGGGCCGCTGTGGCTGTGCTGGTTCTTGTATGATGCCATCAACCTGGCCATGTGCATCGCAGCCTTTGTTCTCTCCTCCAGATTCAAGGAAGAACAGAGGAAAGGGAAGTCTTCACGCAGGACAATCGGATGGCTGGCCTGGCTGATTCTAGAG GTCGGGGTTGTGATTCGCTCGCTCATTGGCTTCAACACTTTCTGCGACAGCCTGGACGAGGGCAGCTTTTTCGGGCCCAGTACATTCAAGACGACCATTGCCCTCTCGTCCGCCATCTTCATTCTGCTGCTGACATCTCACTTTGAAGCTCCCTCCGAGTCCCCCCAACGCCAGTACATTGTGGAGCTGACTGGAACTGTGTTCTTTGATTTAATTGACATT GTCGAAGCTGTTGATGTCTTGTTCGACAAACAGGCGACAGCGACGCTGTTCCCTGGCTTGAGAGTGACCATCCTCATCGTCGCCTGCATCAACCTTCTGCTCCCCACAATCCCTTTCGTCACGCTCAGCATCACGGGCTTCGGCCAGCGGCGTCTGTCCAGCGCCCTCGTGTCGGCCCACAAG GTTCTGGTGACGGTGGCCATCAACCTTCCCAACCTCATCATCCGCATGATCCTCTGGCACGGGCTGAGCGTGGGCATCTCCGTCTTCGTCCTCAAGAACATCGTGCTGATCGTGCTCAACACCTACAGCTTCTACGAGCACAAGTACGACAAGTACCTCCAGCATCGCCGCGAGGAGGAGAAGCAGAGGAAGCTGCGGGAGCTGCAGCAGGCGGCCATCGCCAGACAGCACCAGCAGACCGCAACTGCCTCGCCCAGGAGGGACAACCTCAGACGACACAGCCACCCGGCTTGGGGACTCTCTGACAGCCCAGTGTGA